In the Choloepus didactylus isolate mChoDid1 chromosome 3, mChoDid1.pri, whole genome shotgun sequence genome, GCCTGACTTTAAACCTGACTCTGGATAAGTTGCCTCACTTCTTATTCTGATGTATTTTCTTTACCTGTCCTATAAAAACATTATCTCATATCTGTGCAAAAGCTGACTGAAGAGCCTGTTAGTGTTTCCTAGTGACATAACTTAATCAGCATTTATTGACAGGACCGTAACATAAACAAGTTCTTACCAGTAGTATGAAGCCACCGTTCCAggttgctagagctgccattatgcaaaataccaaaaacgaattggcttttagaaaggggatttatttggttacaaatttacagtcctaaggctataaaagtatccaaactaaggcatcaacaagaggatcctttcactgaagaatggccagcgGCACcccaaacacctctgtcagctgggaaggcacatggctggcgtctgctggtcctttgcttccaggttgtgtttcagaatgtccttctctaaaatgtctctgggcttctgtctttttgctcctgtctctcagctcctgtgcatccttgcttccttctccctgggtatttctctctaagcgtctctaggtcctctcttaacttctcccgGGCAAACTcaggacttcatctcttagcttagcatctccaaacatccttcagtctgcatctccaagcaaaGGTCTAACCCGCAATTGGGTgagtcatctccatggaaacactcaaatcaaaagcttccaccctaatcaagactaagtctgcccccaaaagatcgcattaaagagcatggcttttgtggggggacataatagagtcaaaccagcacagctacctTGCAAAATTTTTCTTCCAGATTTTCCCAATAAGTTACTAGTCCAGAACCACAGGGTTCCCCCTTGACTTGGTTATAACTGGCTGTGTTATTTCACTTAAAGTTTAGGTGGTAGCCTGTTTAAGATATAAACTACGAAATATAATGTTTATCCCTGGCTGTCAAATTATTACAACAATATCAAACGGAAGATGCTGACTTTATGGGCATTTCCCTCTCAGTGCTGTGAGGCTTATGAGAGCAAATTCAATATGTAAAAACATTAAAATCCTTTGCTTACTGTTAGGACAGTTGAAGAAGGTATTTAATTCCCTAACAATcttatgcaaattcatagaggcagaaagtagattaggttaccaggggcagggtcAGGAAAAatagagttaatgcttaatcagtacagagtttctgttgggggtgatagaaaagtcttggtaatggatagtggtgatggtagcacaacgatgtgaatataattaatgccactgaattgtatactgaaagtggttaaaatgggaaattttatgttgtatatatatgttaccacaataaaaaaaattttaattgttttgaaaGAAGCCTAAAAAAATCCTAACAACAGAGTAATTAAGTAggtttattatttcattatttctgctgCTAGACAGCTTTATGGACTTAGCCCATCCTGTGGTCTCTGCATGCCTCAGTTTGGGCATCTGTAGGAGGAAGGAGTTAGATATGCTTTCCTGAGAGGTTCTCATTTGGGCAGAGGTGACCAAGAATGACCAGTTAAAGTAAATGGCAGCTGACAGAAGGGAAGGAAATCAACTTAAAAGTCCTGATTTCATTGAGTCTTTTTCTCAATGCCTTTCCAGAATCTCACTGAGAATCTCATGGGCAGGGGACAGGGATGAGGCCTATAAACCCTGAGAAGGCCCAGACCAGAGAAAGCTTTGGTGCTGTGTTCCAGGACCACAgatagagaaagaagagggaaccAGTGATTGCACTTATCTCAGAAACAGCTCACATGTGAATTCCAGACAGAGGATATAGTACATCAGAAGAGTTAGGCCTGTTCCAGAGCTGTAAATTTTAATTTCCCCCTTGGGTTGTTTGATGGAGTTCCTAGTGGAAACAGTGTTTCTTGGGGCTCTCCTTGACTTCAGAGactgtttttcttttagaaacTTCTAAAATTACGAGTTTTAATGTGCTCACCTCTTTTCAAAATACTTAACATAGCTATTTCACCTTCTTTCTTCCATGAAAACTGTGAACTTTCCTGCTTTTTCACCACTATCATCTTGGGAAAGGCTGCTCCCTTACACTggaaaggaaatatttcaaaattgttgtTTGTACTTTTTTAAGCTAGGTTCTCCTGTGGGACAAGGTTGCTGTTTTTAACAACGAAGGTGATTTTATCTGGAGGCCACAGGAGTAGGATACACTTAGATCTGCCTTATGTAGAGGAGACTGCTTGGACATGCTGCTCCAAAAGTCTTGCAATGGCTGTTTCGGTTTCTGGATTTTGATAAGCACGCTACCTTGGGAAGAACTTTAACCTATAGTGTACATTCTTGAGCTAGTGTTTTAGCTGGTACTCTACCCCCATACTTCCCTCCACCCTGTTTTGAAAGAGTAACCACCCACTAATCATTGTTTTTCTTGATTCCAGATCAGATTGATGAAAATCTCAAACTGGCCTTGCAACAGGACCTGACTTCCATGGCCCCTGGGCTTGTCATCCAAGTAAGCACTCCACCCTGGGAGAGCTCCTGATGAGCTTGCACCCCTCTTCAAATAGGTGTTCTTTTGTCCAGGAAGATAAAGGCCCAGTGGGAGCTACTTTAGGTCTCTCCACCCTCATCTGCCCATCAGTTGTTATTTTATCCTTTTCCAGGCCGTGCGGGTGACGAAGCCCAATATACCTGAGGCGATACGCAGGAACTACGAGTTGATGTAAGTGTACCCTCTGCTTCAGCTCTCATGCCTCCCGTATCATCCCATCCCAACCTTAACCAAAGCTGTGCCAGGCCTTTATTCCCTTTCTAGCATATTTGTTACGGCTTATTGCACTGCAGAGTGGGGCAGGTGTGTCAGAATAATCATCTGGGCTCCTTAACCGTACTTGAGAACCTCAAGAGAAGCCCTTCGAAGCAGTGACGCTTTAAAAAGGGCCAGGGAGCCTTGTTTGGGTTTAATGGCTCATGCCAAAGGAGGAGATGGGAGGGAAAGAGGGTTACTTGGACAGGCAGGTATATTTTACTAAGGTAAATTATGTTTTATTCCCCACCAATGGATTATTCTGGGGGAGAAAGAGAGCCTTGTTAATGTCTGCAACAGATCAGCTATCATATGGGACACTGAAAAGCCTTCCAGGAGAGAGTAAGAAATGGTAGTTTATCTCTCCTTAGCAAATGAGTTTGACTTCTCCAGGGTCAGTGAGGTGCCTCTGGAGCTTTTACATAGCGGCCTCACAGctgcatgtttttttccctttcagggaaAGTGAGAAGACGAAACTGCTTATCGCAGCCCAGAAACAGAAAGTGGTGGAGAAGGAAGCTGAGACCGAGCGGAAGAAGGCCCTCATTGGTCCGAGCTGGTTCTGTAATCCGCCTCCCAAGACAGAAGGGCTGGGGATCGTGAGCCAGCCACACTTAGATCACACAGTCCCCCAGAACCTTTCTCTACAACGCAGGAGTGGCGTCCATACTCCAAGAATCAAAGTTGAATTTCTCAGAGGGTGGCTAGGAGTGTAATGAATTTTGAGTTTCCACGTCTCTCTTCctaataataatggctaacacttattgagcacttactgtgagCCATGTACTTTTCTAAGCACTTAATGTAAGAAGTAACTCAGTCCTCACAACCACCATATCCGGTAGGTACTGCCAGTAACCTAATCTTATACTGGAAGGaagtgaagcacagagaggtgaaataaacttgcccaaggtcaaatggCAAAGAACCAGTGGAACTGGGGGTCAAATCCAGGGAATCTGGTTCCAGAACCTGTGTTCTTAATCACTGCACTATACTGCCTTTCAGCCATAAAGTAGTAGATGGAAACTTATTAGAGAGTACTTTATTCCTTAAAATATTCCTTTGGGAGAAGTACCGAGCCTTCTGATGTAGGAGGGAGGTTGGGGCATGTTCCTTGCCTTCTTCAAAGACTGGTGGTCTCTCCTCCCTTGGGCCAGGTCTCCTCAGCCGCTGCCTTGCCGTGATGGTGTGGTATTGTGCTCATGGGAACATTCCATTTCTGTCCCCATGTTCCTGCCCTGGCTGCCCTCTGGGGGCAGTGGCTCTTCCCCTGAGCTTACCTGCTGTCTTGTGCATCAGGGCATTGCAGATCAGGGTGAAAGTGAAATTTAGTCATACTTTGAAAACTTCAATACTCTAAAGCTTTTCTCAACTCCCTTAATACAGAGGCAGAAAAAGTGGCTCAGGTTGCAGAAATCACCTATGGGCAGAAGGTAATGgagaaggagactgagaagaagATATCGGAAATTGAAGGTGAGCAGAAGTGAAGTCAGTGCCCAAGTCGTCCTCAGTCCCCATTTCCCTTGCTCTTTAATCTCTGTTCTAGGATGTCCTGACTTCTTTGGAACATCACCTTTTCTCTGCTTAGACTTGAGTTCTGAAGACAGTTTTCCACATCAgagagcattcattcattcattcagcaactgTTAATTGAGTGCCATTATGTACTAGGCATTTTATTAGGCATATGCAAAAAGAAAATCAGGTAACTTCTCCTGTCTTGGAGTTCACAGCCTAGCAAGGTCCCCAGAGCATTGGGAGTTCACAAGGACCTGGGCCAAACCAGCAGCTCACTCTTTTGTGCCTTACCTATCCCTTCCTCAGAAGTCAGTAAACACCATATTTCTGGCATCTCAGTCTGCTCTTAAAGTCTGTGTAGATATTAAGCCTGGTTTGAAGAAGACACCTGGTCAGCACCAACTACACTGGAGCTGGAGAGAAGTGTTTTCTTTGCTGGCCTTCACCTTGGGTCCCCTGCCCCAAAGTCCTCATCTTCCCACTCCCTACTTTTCAGGTAGTGCCTTATGTCAAGAAAACTCCAGGGCACAGTGAGACTTCGACATCCAGCTTCAGGTCATGCAGTACTCTGTCCAGTTATACCCTGTATGGGGCCTGCCAGGCCTCACAGGGGCCCATTGAGAAGCCGATTGGGGTTTTACAGATCAGCAGCTCCACAGTAGGAGACTTTCAgcagaaaaacacattttatttcttataaagaactggaagttaaggcagAGTGCCACCCCTTTGCTTCCCAGACATACAGCTACAAAAGAAGTCAGCatgtggaaacaggagtagcagtacttagttttgtttgtgtgtttataacGCTGTTAAAGTGTGTGTTTTGAGGCATAGCAACAATCTTGTTCCTAACTAGTTCCCATCATGGGGAGATGCtttcaaagaacttttttttctttaaacttttattttgaaatgattgcAAAAATAATCAAACCCCTATAGAGAACTCCAGTATAACCTCCAtccctccagatacccagatccaccaattttaacattttccgcATTTGCCatattatccatccatccatccgtctattTAGCagtctattttctgaatatttaaatGTTACCCTACACTTAAGTGTAGGTtgtgtacatcatgctccttgaacacttaatacttccttgtacatttcctaagaataaggatattcacttaagcAACCATTTTAAGTACatttataaagttcaaaaaattttacattgatataaagtttacagtctatattccagtttttcatatgtcccaacaatgtccctttgagccttttctcctatATTATTAGATCCTGtgtaggatcatgtattgcatttaattgtcattatcttttgagttgttcattctttttttttttaattgtggaaacatatttacagcATCAACTTGCCCAGCTCAGCCACTCCCAAGTatactattcagtgggattaatcacattcacgatATTGCagtaccgtcaccaccatccattactagaattttcccatctctccaccagaaaccctatacccattaggCATTAACTTCCCATCCCCCAGGCCCCCACGCCTGGTAACATGTATTCTACCTTCTCTCTCTGTGggtttgcatattctccaatatttccttcatagttaccatggggcttaaaattaacatcctaaatctgtaacaatctctgGTTTGAtatcaaattaacttcaatagcatatgcacactatgttcctatacctctctgtccccccacctttatgtagttctttcacagattacatttttatacattttgacGCCAGAACCATTAGTTTATCGTTATATTTTgtgcatttgatttttaaatcctgtaggaagtaaaaagttggGTTACAAACCAAatatacaatagtactggcatttaatATTTACCTGTGTCATTAACATTTActgaaggtctttatttcttcatgcaacttCGATCAGTTGTCTAGtgtgttttcctttcaacctgcagaactcccttgaGCATTTCCTGTAGGTCCACGTCTAACAATGACAAACCCCCCTCAACTTTTGCTTATTTAGGAATGTCTTAACCACTCCGTTTTCTCaattggcagttttttctttcagcactttaaatgtcatcccactgccttcttgtctccgtGGTTTCCagtaagaaatcagcacttaattttattgatgcTCCCTTCCTTGTACATGACACGTTACTtttctctcttgcagttttcagaattccCTCCTTGTAGTTAGCATTAGACAGTTTGCTTATCTCATGTCTaagtgtaggtctatttggatttatcctatttggagtttgtggagcatcttggatgtgtatattcatgtctttcattaaatttgggaagttttcagccattatttgaatattttccctacccttttctctctttcttctccttctaggactcccatgatgcatattattgttttctttcttctccccagactgaatgatttcaattgtattattttcaaattcattgattcttctgtcagctccaatccaCTGTTGACCCGTCCAAgggattttttatttctgtggtctacagctctatttggttcctcTTCAtagtttctgtctctttattgatattctttttgtatTCATCAGtcatttccttgatttcctttagctctttgagcatatttaggacattttttaaagtctttctctGGCATGTCCCAGGTCCAGTCTTCCTCATTTAATCTtatcctttgcctgggccatcacttcctgtttctttgtatattttgttatcttttgttgctacctgaatattttgatattttaacattatcactggaatttggactctgaggcatctgttccttaagctccTATCTAGCTAGCTTTTtgacagatttccttgaatgccagaagctaatgatgaagaagaaggaaaaaaagaaaagatctttCTCAGTTTCCGCAGACTGGCCTGAGCACATGCTCTCCCTCAGAGCTTAGCCATGCAATAGGTTTACAGAATAACTCAAGACAAAAGCATAGTGGCTTCACCGGTCCTTTCTGCATGTCCAGCTTGCCCTAGGCATGCACACAGAGCCCTGGGAGTTCCCCTATTTACATGGATCCAAATGTCCCTTTTCCCTCGGAAACAGCATTTCCTCACAGTCCCTGGCATGtgctgtatgtcctacagccagcttCCATGATTCATCCCAGGCAGCTGTAATTTGACTGTTTTCCTATGGGGTTCTGGAGGAGAGCTCTGTGATCTGCCTTCTCCATGCAGGGCAAGTTGTGAGACAGTCAGCCTGCAacgagtgtcctggttcagtccttcaggctgccactAGACAGACCGGCCCTGAAACACATTTTCCCAGTAtatgcatgagggttactctgctcctttaggaaccagaaccagggacttgcactgggagcacaggctAGCTGTGCACAAAACTGTTGAGGGGCACTGGTGGGGTCTGCCAGCAAGAGTGCCATGAGATCCTGCTGTTTaaagttgcttttttctttttttggtactCACCTTGTTACTGAAATCCTTTAGCTgtcttctggagctttgagaaagatgtgtctgccagttcttgctggttgagAGTTTCTGTGGGAGGACAGAGCTCTGGAGCTCCTCACTCCATCATCATGATCATCAAAGCACTTTTTTCTCTTGAATGATCCTTACAATAGctcataaaatagaaaaataaaaatacttgtttCCCAGTTTCATAATGAAGAAACCAAAACGCAGAGGTCATAAAGGCAGGGGAAAAGTTACAAAGGCCAAAACACAGGTCTTCTGATAGCCTCTGCACTTTCTGCAAACCACACTGTTTTGCACTTCATCCATCACTTCATTCTTTCTCCTCCAGATGCCGCGTTTCTGGCCCGGGAGAAGGCAAAGGCTGATGCTGAGTGCTACACTGCTATGAAGATAGCCGAAGCAAACAAGGTAAAGAAGGTGTATTTGGGTTTGAAATTATATTGCTTGAGAGTTCTCAGTGTTAGATGACCACACCATCCAAAACCCCTCAAGGCCAGAACTGACGACTGCTGTGCTGTGTGGCTCAGATACATCCCTTTTTCTTAGCAGTGCCTTGATGGAAAGTTTAATTTTTGTGCTAAACATGGAAATTCTAAAACTCCTGCAACTCTTGCCTTGAAGATCTGTGATTATTTTCTTAGAGAAATGACTACCCTGTTACTGATAACAAAGAGACCAGGAAAAGTAGAGGGGCCATATTTCTTTGGCAGAGACCCTCTCCATGTGAAGATTGAAGGGGTGCTTCACTcagttctctgcctttttttttttttttaacagctgaaaCTGACCCCTGAGTATCTGCAGCTGATGAAATTCAAGGCAATTGCTTCCAACAGCAAGATTTACTTTGGCAAAGACATCCCTAACATGTTCGTGGACTCTGCAGGCAGTCTGGGCAAACAGTTTGAGGGCCTAGCAGACAAGCTGAGCTTTGGCTTAGAAGAAGAGCCCTTGGAAGCAGCCACTGAAGGGAACTGAAAATGTTTTCTATACAACTTCAGGTGACACTtaaagagatctttatttttccatGATGAACCAGAATGCCCCTCCCTCCCAcactaccttctttgactctccaaGGTACTGtggtagaaaaagagaaatagactTAAATCTACACCCCTTCCTGGGAAGGGGTGGGCGGCAGGAGATTGATGATTTGGGATTTTATTCAGGCAAGGAGGTTATATGACTTCTGATAAGATTGCAAACCATGGGTTTGACCTTAAACCTCCAGGCACCAATTCTGGCTTGTTGAAGTAATCATTAAGGAGCAGGGAAAAATGTAGGGTGATTTGATTTCCCTTATTTGGGAAAATGTGGTCCAATTTTCTCATCCTTGCCTCCAGGGTGGGAGATGGCTGTGGGTAAGGCTTAGCAACTGAGCAAAATATGTGCTTGTAAATCTGCCAGTAGAGCTGTGGAGAAAGAG is a window encoding:
- the ERLIN2 gene encoding erlin-2; its protein translation is MAQLGAVVAVAASFFCASLFSAVHKIEEGHIGVYYRGGALLTSTSGPGFHLMLPFITSYKSVQTTLQTDEVKNVPCGTSGGVMIYFDRIEVVNFLVPNAVYDIVKNYTADYDKALIFNKIHHELNQFCSVHTLQEVYIELFDQIDENLKLALQQDLTSMAPGLVIQAVRVTKPNIPEAIRRNYELMESEKTKLLIAAQKQKVVEKEAETERKKALIEAEKVAQVAEITYGQKVMEKETEKKISEIEDAAFLAREKAKADAECYTAMKIAEANKLKLTPEYLQLMKFKAIASNSKIYFGKDIPNMFVDSAGSLGKQFEGLADKLSFGLEEEPLEAATEGN